One genomic window of Salvia miltiorrhiza cultivar Shanhuang (shh) chromosome 4, IMPLAD_Smil_shh, whole genome shotgun sequence includes the following:
- the LOC131019979 gene encoding 7-deoxyloganetic acid glucosyltransferase-like: protein MAHVLIFPLPLQGPINGMLRLAEILCLQHINITFIITQHIHRRLLHSSDIQVKYHDTFHFQTVPDGLPEEHPRTIFEFSELMQSLGAVAPSILRKMLTSTDAGKQVSCIIADGLLTFATDIAAEIGIPLLYFDTISPSAIWTYMCLPKLIQAGELPFKDDNLDETIRNIRGMEGIMRRRDLPDFCRTMNFKDPQVDLVLKQVHHMPISQGLILNTFQHLDALVLFQMLKLCPNIYAIGPLHTHLQSSDIISSSIWQEDRSCISWLDKQPSNSVVYVSIGSLSFMTKDEFLEILHGLVSSGSRFLWVRRPGSDPVSNEEIPTKLLRGIKDRGCTVSWAPQREVLAHRAVGGFLTHSGWNSTLESIVAGKPMICWPHYVDQQVNSRYVGEVWRLGLDMKDICDRVVVEKMVREIMELKKDTFLERAREMADAARLSVSEGGSSNADLGRLINDIKNMNLCTKSN from the exons ATGGCTCATGTGCTTATATTTCCTCTGCCTCTCCAAGGCCCCATCAACGGCATGCTCAGACTCGCCGAGATTCTGTGCCTCCAACACATCAACATCACATTCATCATCACTCAACACAtccaccgccgcctcctccattcCTCCGACATTCAAGTAAAGTATCACGACACCTTCCACTTCCAAACCGTTCCCGATGGCCTGCCCGAAGAGCACCCGAGAACCATTTTTGAGTTCTCGGAGCTCATGCAATCCCTGGGGGCCGTGGCCCCCTCCATTTTGCGCAAGATGCTGACGTCTACTGATGCCGGAAAGCAGGTGAGCTGCATCATTGCTGACGGCCTTCTGACTTTTGCTACTGATATAGCTGCTGAGATTGGAATCCCACTCTTGTATTTCGATACCATCAGCCCCTCTGCGATTTGGACCTACATGTGTCTGCCTAAACTCATTCAGGCTGGGGAGCTTCCTTTCAAAG ACGACAACCTAGACGAGACTATTAGAAACATCCGTGGCATGGAAGGCATTATGAGACGCCGCGACCTTCCCGACTTCTGCCGCACTATGAACTTCAAGGATCCTCAG GTCGATCTAGTTTTAAAGCAGGTCCATCACATGCCCATTTCTCAAGGGCTCATCCTGAACACTTTCCAACACCTAGACGCATTAGTCTTATTTCAAATGCTCAAACTATGCCCAAACATCTACGCCATTGGCCCCCTCCACACACACCTTCAATCAAGCGACATCATCTCCTCCAGCATTTGGCAAGAAGATAGGAGTTGTATCTCTTGGCTCGACAAACAGCCCTCGAACTCTGTCGTGTATGTCAGCATCGGGAGCCTCTCATTCATGACAAAAGATGAGTTCCTAGAGATTCTACATGGCTTGGTGAGCAGTGGATCAAGATTCTTGTGGGTTCGGAGACCCGGTTCGGATCCTGTGTCGAATGAGGAGATTCCTACGAAGTTATTGCGAGGTATAAAGGACAGAGGGTGCACGGTGAGTTGGGCTCCGCAAAGGGAGGTGTTGGCTCATCGGGCCGTTGGGGGGTTCTTGACTCACAGTGGATGGAACTCGACTCTAGAAAGCATAGTTGCTGGAAAACCGATGATTTGTTGGCCTCATTACGTGGACCAACAAGTAAATAGTAGGTATGTGGGAGAGGTGTGGAGGCTGGGTTTGGACATGAAAGATATTTGTGATAGAGTTGTGGTGGAGAAGATGGTGAGGGAGATTATGGAGTTGAAAAAGGATACGTTCTTGGAAAGGGCTCGAGAAATGGCGGACGCGGCCAGGTTGAGTGTAAGCGAAGGCGGCTCGTCCAACGCAGATTTGGGTCGTTTGATTAACGATATCAAGAATATGAATTTGTGCACGAAATCCAACTAA